One part of the Strix aluco isolate bStrAlu1 chromosome 27, bStrAlu1.hap1, whole genome shotgun sequence genome encodes these proteins:
- the ATG101 gene encoding autophagy-related protein 101 isoform X3 — MVGPGRICRCAPPRATPAMNCRAEVLEVSVEGRQVEEAMLAVLHTVLLHRSTGKFHYKKEGTYSIGTVGTQDVDCDFIDFAYVRVSSEELDRALRKAVGEFKDALRNSGSDGMGQISLEFYQKKKSRWPFPDECIPWELWTIKVNVVNLANEQERQICREKVGEKLCEKIINIVEVMNRHEYLPKMPTQSEVDNVFDTSLKDVQPYLYKISYQITDSLGTSVTTTMRRLIKDTLAL; from the exons ATGGTCGGGCCCGGGCG GATCTGTCGTTGTGCCCCCCCCAGAGCCACCCCCGCCATGAACTGCCGCGCGGAGGTGCTGGAGGTGTCGGTGGAGGGGCGGCAGGTGGAGGAGGCCATGCTGGCGGTGCTCCACACCGTCCTGCTGCACCGCAGCACCGGCAAGTTCCACTACAAGAAGGAGGGCACCTACTCCATCGGCACCGTGGGCACCCAGGACGTGGACTGCGACTTCATCGACTTCGCCTACGTCCGCGTCTCCTCTGAGGAGCTGGACCGGGCCCTCCGCAAGGCCGTGGGGGAGTTCAAG GACGCGTTGCGCAACTCGGGCAGCGACGGGATGGGGCAGATCTCCCTGGAGTTCTACCAGAAGAAGAAATCGCGCTGGCCCTTCCCGGATGAGTGCATCCCCTGGGAGCTGTGGACCATCAAGGTGAACGTGGTGAACCTGGCTAACGAGCAGGAGCGGCAGATCTGCCGGGAGAAGGTGGGCGAGAAGCTTTGCGAGAAGATCATCAACATCGTGGAGGTGATGAACCGCCACGAGTACCTGCCCAAGATGCCCACCCAGTCGGAGGTGGACAACGTCTTCGACACCAGCCTGAAGGACGTGCAGCCTTACCTGTACAAGATCTCCTACCAGATCACGGACTCCCTGGGCACCTCGGTCACCACCACCATGCGCCGGCTCATCAAGGACACGCTGGCTCTGTAG
- the ATG101 gene encoding autophagy-related protein 101 isoform X1 encodes MNCRAEVLEVSVEGRQVEEAMLAVLHTVLLHRSTGKFHYKKEGTYSIGTVGTQDVDCDFIDFAYVRVSSEELDRALRKAVGEFKDALRNSGSDGMGQISLEFYQKKKSRWPFPDECIPWELWTIKVNVVNLANEQERQICREKVGEKLCEKIINIVEVMNRHEYLPKMPTQSEVDNVFDTSLKDVQPYLYKISYQITDSLGTSVTTTMRRLIKDTLAL; translated from the exons ATGAACTGCCGCGCGGAGGTGCTGGAGGTGTCGGTGGAGGGGCGGCAGGTGGAGGAGGCCATGCTGGCGGTGCTCCACACCGTCCTGCTGCACCGCAGCACCGGCAAGTTCCACTACAAGAAGGAGGGCACCTACTCCATCGGCACCGTGGGCACCCAGGACGTGGACTGCGACTTCATCGACTTCGCCTACGTCCGCGTCTCCTCTGAGGAGCTGGACCGGGCCCTCCGCAAGGCCGTGGGGGAGTTCAAG GACGCGTTGCGCAACTCGGGCAGCGACGGGATGGGGCAGATCTCCCTGGAGTTCTACCAGAAGAAGAAATCGCGCTGGCCCTTCCCGGATGAGTGCATCCCCTGGGAGCTGTGGACCATCAAGGTGAACGTGGTGAACCTGGCTAACGAGCAGGAGCGGCAGATCTGCCGGGAGAAGGTGGGCGAGAAGCTTTGCGAGAAGATCATCAACATCGTGGAGGTGATGAACCGCCACGAGTACCTGCCCAAGATGCCCACCCAGTCGGAGGTGGACAACGTCTTCGACACCAGCCTGAAGGACGTGCAGCCTTACCTGTACAAGATCTCCTACCAGATCACGGACTCCCTGGGCACCTCGGTCACCACCACCATGCGCCGGCTCATCAAGGACACGCTGGCTCTGTAG
- the ATG101 gene encoding autophagy-related protein 101 isoform X2: MVGPGRICRCAPPRATPAMNCRAEVLEVSVEGRQVEEAMLAVLHTVLLHRSTGKFHYKKEGTYSIGTVGTQDVDCDFIDFAYVRVSSEELDRALRKAVGEFKDALRNSGSDGMGQISLEFYQKKKSRWPFPDECIPWELWTIKVNVVNLANEQERQICREKVGEKLCEKIINIVEITDSLGTSVTTTMRRLIKDTLAL; encoded by the exons ATGGTCGGGCCCGGGCG GATCTGTCGTTGTGCCCCCCCCAGAGCCACCCCCGCCATGAACTGCCGCGCGGAGGTGCTGGAGGTGTCGGTGGAGGGGCGGCAGGTGGAGGAGGCCATGCTGGCGGTGCTCCACACCGTCCTGCTGCACCGCAGCACCGGCAAGTTCCACTACAAGAAGGAGGGCACCTACTCCATCGGCACCGTGGGCACCCAGGACGTGGACTGCGACTTCATCGACTTCGCCTACGTCCGCGTCTCCTCTGAGGAGCTGGACCGGGCCCTCCGCAAGGCCGTGGGGGAGTTCAAG GACGCGTTGCGCAACTCGGGCAGCGACGGGATGGGGCAGATCTCCCTGGAGTTCTACCAGAAGAAGAAATCGCGCTGGCCCTTCCCGGATGAGTGCATCCCCTGGGAGCTGTGGACCATCAAGGTGAACGTGGTGAACCTGGCTAACGAGCAGGAGCGGCAGATCTGCCGGGAGAAGGTGGGCGAGAAGCTTTGCGAGAAGATCATCAACATCGTGGAG ATCACGGACTCCCTGGGCACCTCGGTCACCACCACCATGCGCCGGCTCATCAAGGACACGCTGGCTCTGTAG
- the NR4A1 gene encoding LOW QUALITY PROTEIN: nuclear receptor subfamily 4immunitygroup A member 1 (The sequence of the model RefSeq protein was modified relative to this genomic sequence to represent the inferred CDS: deleted 1 base in 1 codon), with protein sequence MPCIQAQYGTAGAGPCERCPAELLSPDGGRFPMEVAGADLAAAPALPSFSTFMEGYAGEFDAFLYQLPAGSQPTAAFKLEDFQVYGCYPGAFGGQPDETLSSSGSDCYGSPCSVPSPATPGFQPPQAAGWEGSFGAYSPPPNYEGGRPWAEPAKGGGSQPPFFAFGPPAHSPGGAAGTLKGQPGPSPRLDPRLLDTDAFALGQGSSGGFAGLPLPPPSPLLEGPALAPAKARSPGAGEGRCAVCGDNASCQHYGVRTCEGCKGFFKRTVQKNAKYICLANKDCPVDKRRRNRCQFCRFQKCLAVGMVKEVVRTDSLKGRRGRLPSKPKQPPDASPVSLITSLVRAHIDSVPSATKLDYSKFQESAPCQFEKEDSVDVQQFYDLLTGSMDVIRKWAEKIQGFAELPKEDQDLLLESAFLELFILRLAYRSKPEEGKLIFCNGVVLHRLQCVRGFGEWIDAILEFSQSLHRMSVDVPSFSCLAALVIITDRHGLKEPKRVEELQNRIVGCLKDHVAAAGAEPGRPGCLSKLLGKLPELRSLCTQGLQRIFYLKLEDLVPPPPIVDKIFMDTLPF encoded by the exons ATGCCCTGCATCCAGGCGCAGTACGGCACAGCGGGCGCTGGCCCCTGCGAGCGCTGCCCGGCCGAGCTGCTGAGCCCCGACGGTGGCCGCTTCCCCATGGAGGTGGCCGGAGCGGATctggcggccgcccccgccctgCCCAGCTTCAGCACCTTCATGGAGGGTTACGCCGGCGAGTTCGACGCCTTCCTCTACCAGCTGCCGGCCGGCAGCCAGCCCACCGCCGCCTTCAAGCTGGAGGACTTCCAGGTGTACGGCTGCTACCCCGGCGCCTTCGGCGGGCAGCCGGACGAGACCCTCTCCTCCAGCGGCTCGGACTGTTACGGCAGCCCCTGCTCCGTCCCCTCGCCCGCCACGCCGGGCTTCCAGCCGCCCCAGGCTGCGGGCTGGGAGGGCTCCTTCGGGGCTTACTCGCCCCCCCCGAACTACGAGGGCGGGCGGCCCTGGGCTGAGCCGGCCAAGGGCGGTGGGTCGCAGCCCCCCTTCTTCGCCTTCGGCCCCCCAGCGCacagccccggcggggccgccgggaCCCTGAAGGGACAACCAGGCCCCTCGCCCCGCCTGGACCCGCGGCTGCTGGACACAGACGCCTTCGCCCTGGGCCAAGGTTCCTCCGGGGGCTTCGCTGGGCTGCCCCTG CCCCCCCCCTCGCCACTGCTGGAGGGGCCGGCGCTGGCCCCCGCCAAGGCGcgcagccccggggcgggcgagGGCCGCTGCGCCGTCTGCGGGGACAACGCGTCCTGCCAGCACTACGGCGTGCGCACCTGCGAGGGCTGCAAGGGCTTCTTCAAG CGCACGGTGCAGAAGAACGCCAAGTACATCTGCCTGGCCAACAAGGACTGTCCCGTGGACAAGCGGCGGAGGAACCGCTGCCAGTTCTGCCGCTTCCAGAAGTGCCTGGCCGTCGGCATGGTCAAAGAAG TGGTCCGGACCGACAGCCTGaaggggcggcggggccggctgcCCTCCAAGCCCAAGCAGCCGCCGGACGCGTCCCCCGTCAGCCTCATCACCTCCCTGGTGCGGGCGCACATCGACTCCGTCCCCAGTGCCACCAAGCTCGACTACTCCAAG TTCCAGGAGTCGGCGCCGTGCCAGTTCGAGAAGGAGGATTCGGTGGACGTGCAGCAGTTTTACGACCTGCTCACCGGCTCCATGGACGTCATCCGCAAGTGGGCTGAGAAGATCCAGGGCTTCGCCGAGCTGCCCAAGGAGGACCAGGACCTGCTGCTGGAATCAGCCTTCCTCGAGCTCTTCATCCTGCGCCTGGCATACCG CTCCAAGCCGGAGGAAGGGAAACTCATCTTCTGCAACGGGGTGGTGCTGCACCGCCTGCAGTGCGTGCGGGGCTTCGGCGAGTGGATCGACGCCATCCTCGAGTTCTCGCAGAGCCTGCACCGCATGAGCGTCGACgtcccctccttctcctgcctcGCCGCCCTCGTCATCATCACAG ACCGCCACGGGCTGAAGGAGCCGAAGCgggtggaggagctgcagaacCGCATCGTGGGCTGCCTGAAGGACCACgtggccgcggcgggggccgagccgggccgccCCGGCTGCCTCTCCAAGCTGCTGGGCAAACTGCCCGAGCTGCGCAGCCTCTGCACCCAGGGCCTCCAGCGCATCTTCTACCTGAAGCTAGAGGACCTGGTGCCCCCCCCGCCCATCGTCGACAAGATCTTCATGGACACGCTGCCCTTCTGA